Proteins from one Erysipelothrix larvae genomic window:
- a CDS encoding response regulator transcription factor: protein MKKKILIVDDEPNIRVMVQKYGAVYDFDISGVGSGVEALEYLKNNPCDCVIMDVMMPHMDGYTAVTHLREFSDVPVLMLTAKSELEDRLTGLQLGIDDYVVKPFSLKELMLRIQAILNRASHLEEDLYIYKGLVLNNTRRDLTLDGELVELSSKEFNLLLYLIKHRGHSATRNGCIDNVWGEDFNGDVRTLDTHIKVLRQKLKQYGMCIITERGVGYRFEEI, encoded by the coding sequence ATGAAAAAGAAAATCTTAATAGTTGATGATGAACCGAATATCAGAGTGATGGTTCAAAAATATGGTGCGGTCTATGATTTCGACATCAGTGGCGTTGGCTCAGGTGTCGAAGCTTTAGAATACCTAAAAAACAATCCCTGTGATTGTGTGATCATGGATGTCATGATGCCACATATGGATGGGTATACCGCAGTGACCCATCTTCGAGAATTTAGTGATGTTCCAGTATTAATGTTGACCGCAAAGTCAGAACTCGAAGATCGGCTTACAGGTCTTCAATTGGGGATTGATGACTATGTTGTGAAACCTTTCTCACTAAAAGAATTAATGCTTCGTATTCAAGCAATTCTTAATAGAGCTTCACATTTAGAAGAAGATCTGTATATATATAAAGGCCTTGTCCTCAACAACACACGTAGAGATTTGACCCTTGATGGTGAACTCGTTGAATTATCCTCTAAGGAATTTAATTTACTGTTGTATCTCATCAAGCATCGAGGTCATAGTGCAACACGAAATGGATGCATTGACAATGTGTGGGGTGAAGATTTCAATGGAGATGTTAGAACCTTGGATACACACATTAAGGTACTTAGACAAAAACTTAAACAGTATGGCATGTGCATCATTACTGAACGAGGGGTGGGTTATCGATTTGAAGAAATTTAA
- a CDS encoding sensor histidine kinase, which translates to MKKFKDQLSIRWNLFSYFLIFLIFLLGLLWIFQVGFLDSFYRSIKKQNVERTAAQVIRNYKEDQGLASLERFAIENEFHIRVVSNQGILISESVGVPSIWIQDILSSQYQRIYLAAYQNGGSVYIQINTTTPYIGDNSEYITYVSIMDDTTMVVIQALIVPVDATVSTLKIQLFIISGILALAALIFSWFVSRQLSNPLILLNQEAKRLGSSLEMHPFDATGYREVNELSHTLNEAHLSLKEVDTMRKELLANVSHDFKTPLTMIQGYGELIRDIPSEDNTENAQVIVDEAQHLGRLVDDLLDLSRLQDGIDTLNLETLYMDKVLADVMGRYQSIIGLNQTIQIDGVAHYLVNGDSVKIHQVLYNLVNNALQHGGDHVSVTLRCTKIKDHVRVEVIDNGPGMDESESQRVWERYVRSETNHIREKIGSGIGLSIVKHVLQLHKVPFGVNSQVGVGSTFWFELNLEKEETQT; encoded by the coding sequence TTGAAGAAATTTAAGGATCAGCTCAGTATACGCTGGAATTTATTCAGTTATTTCTTGATTTTCCTTATTTTCTTACTTGGTTTGTTGTGGATATTTCAAGTTGGTTTCTTAGATTCATTTTATCGAAGCATTAAGAAACAAAATGTAGAAAGAACAGCAGCTCAGGTGATTCGAAATTATAAGGAAGACCAAGGGTTAGCGTCACTTGAACGCTTCGCAATTGAGAATGAGTTTCATATTCGCGTTGTGAGTAATCAAGGGATCCTAATCAGTGAGAGTGTTGGGGTACCAAGCATTTGGATTCAGGATATACTGAGTTCCCAATATCAACGCATCTATCTTGCAGCGTATCAAAATGGTGGGAGTGTCTATATTCAGATTAACACCACCACCCCCTATATTGGAGACAATAGCGAATACATTACGTATGTGTCCATTATGGATGATACAACCATGGTAGTGATTCAGGCTTTGATTGTCCCAGTAGATGCGACTGTATCGACACTGAAGATACAGTTATTTATTATCAGTGGCATCCTTGCACTCGCTGCATTAATCTTCTCGTGGTTTGTATCCCGGCAATTATCAAACCCTTTGATTCTATTAAACCAAGAAGCAAAGCGTCTGGGCTCATCCCTTGAGATGCATCCCTTTGATGCGACAGGCTATCGAGAAGTCAATGAACTATCACACACACTCAACGAAGCACATTTATCGCTGAAAGAAGTGGATACGATGCGAAAAGAATTGCTTGCAAATGTAAGTCATGATTTTAAAACGCCCTTAACCATGATTCAAGGCTATGGCGAACTCATTCGTGATATTCCCAGTGAAGATAACACTGAAAATGCACAAGTGATTGTTGATGAAGCACAACACTTAGGACGCCTTGTGGATGATTTACTGGATCTGTCTAGACTTCAAGATGGGATCGATACATTAAATCTTGAAACACTGTATATGGATAAAGTATTGGCAGATGTCATGGGGCGTTATCAAAGTATTATTGGACTCAATCAAACGATCCAAATAGATGGTGTTGCACACTATTTGGTTAACGGTGATTCGGTTAAAATTCATCAAGTTCTTTATAATCTTGTCAATAATGCACTTCAGCACGGTGGAGATCATGTATCTGTAACGTTAAGGTGTACAAAAATCAAGGATCATGTCCGTGTAGAAGTCATTGATAATGGGCCTGGTATGGATGAAAGTGAATCGCAAAGAGTCTGGGAACGTTATGTCCGAAGCGAAACAAATCACATTCGAGAAAAAATTGGGTCAGGAATTGGCTTGTCAATCGTGAAACATGTGTTACAATTACACAAAGTTCCATTTGGTGTAAACAGCCAAGTGGGAGTAGGTTCAACCTTCTGGTTTGAACTTAACCTAGAGAAAGAGGAAACTCAAACATGA
- a CDS encoding lipoprotein, whose amino-acid sequence MKKLIFGLVLVLLLAGCSQTNVAPDAVYTFNGETVTADEYYEKLVDLYGVSYMYQILENLVVGDLVLTDEEKKNAQTQFDSIMDYYSDEESKAYLDAIVRSAGYTGGIDDLLLYIENGIRKQNHIASYIDANFNDEAFLEKLNPRQVKHVLVLFDSDGAFTTATQQKIEEIDRIFATGDPAEMETLLADLIDGKTVVFENLGYTDVNTSFEAPFLQAALALNKGQLSGWVQTTYGYHRIYAYGDSFEDFKGDAGYQDAVKTFDSSIENRAMWSLLQEKVEFTDAFEAQIKAHLEIED is encoded by the coding sequence ATGAAAAAACTAATCTTTGGACTCGTTTTAGTCCTACTATTAGCTGGATGTTCGCAAACAAATGTCGCCCCAGATGCGGTTTACACATTTAATGGTGAGACAGTCACAGCAGATGAATACTATGAGAAACTTGTGGACCTATATGGTGTTTCATATATGTATCAAATACTTGAAAACCTCGTTGTGGGTGATCTAGTGTTAACAGATGAAGAAAAGAAGAATGCTCAAACGCAGTTTGATAGCATTATGGATTATTATTCAGATGAAGAAAGTAAAGCCTATTTGGACGCGATTGTACGATCTGCTGGATATACCGGTGGCATCGATGATCTTTTATTGTATATTGAAAATGGGATTCGTAAGCAAAATCATATTGCATCGTATATTGATGCCAACTTTAATGACGAAGCATTCTTAGAAAAACTGAATCCAAGGCAAGTAAAACACGTGCTTGTGCTGTTTGACAGTGATGGTGCTTTCACAACAGCAACCCAGCAGAAAATTGAAGAAATTGACCGTATATTCGCAACGGGTGATCCTGCAGAAATGGAAACTTTACTTGCGGACTTAATTGACGGAAAGACTGTAGTTTTTGAAAATCTAGGCTATACAGATGTAAACACAAGCTTTGAAGCTCCGTTTTTACAAGCAGCACTCGCACTTAACAAAGGTCAGCTAAGTGGATGGGTTCAAACGACATATGGTTACCACCGCATCTATGCGTATGGGGATTCATTTGAAGACTTCAAAGGGGATGCAGGCTACCAAGATGCAGTGAAGACCTTTGACAGTTCAATAGAAAATAGAGCAATGTGGTCATTGCTTCAAGAAAAAGTGGAATTTACAGATGCGTTTGAAGCACAAATAAAAGCCCACTTGGAAATCGAGGATTAA
- a CDS encoding RluA family pseudouridine synthase, which produces MKPILISVKHDDTLLNYLLNANLDYSRTKIKSLLKHQCILVNDTVVSQFDEPIAKGETIKIVQHNDQLDLPFPLLYEDRNIIVIDKPYGLLTISTEKKEPNTAFRAVSQYVKKKDPRNKIYVIHRLDKNTSGVVMFAKSEAVQKAYQENWNDRVKERMYVAIVEGHLDQDTGTVESFLKENKTTHMYSSNSGQHAITHYRTIRKGKDFTVLAVHIDTGRKNQIRVHMQDLKTPILGDRKYDATRNPLNRMALHAYRLKIENPFTHKMNTYVAPIPRQFTRYARITESQIKSI; this is translated from the coding sequence ATGAAACCAATCCTAATAAGTGTAAAACATGATGATACACTTCTCAATTATTTGCTCAATGCAAACCTCGATTACTCACGAACTAAAATCAAGTCACTTTTAAAACACCAATGTATCCTTGTTAACGATACAGTCGTGTCTCAGTTTGATGAACCCATTGCGAAAGGTGAGACCATAAAGATCGTTCAACACAATGATCAACTTGATTTACCCTTCCCATTACTCTATGAAGATCGTAATATTATCGTCATTGATAAACCTTATGGGCTTCTTACAATATCAACAGAAAAGAAAGAACCGAATACTGCATTTAGAGCAGTCAGTCAGTATGTTAAGAAGAAAGATCCCCGCAATAAAATCTATGTCATTCATCGTTTAGATAAAAATACTTCGGGTGTTGTTATGTTTGCGAAAAGCGAAGCGGTCCAAAAAGCGTACCAAGAAAATTGGAATGATCGCGTAAAGGAACGGATGTATGTTGCGATTGTCGAAGGACATCTTGATCAGGATACCGGAACGGTTGAATCCTTCCTGAAGGAAAACAAAACAACGCACATGTATTCCTCAAACTCAGGACAACATGCGATTACACATTATCGTACGATTCGAAAAGGGAAAGACTTTACCGTACTTGCGGTTCACATTGATACTGGGCGTAAGAATCAAATCCGTGTTCACATGCAAGACCTTAAGACTCCGATTTTAGGGGATCGTAAATACGATGCAACCCGCAATCCACTTAATCGTATGGCACTGCATGCGTATCGATTAAAAATTGAAAATCCGTTCACCCATAAAATGAACACGTATGTGGCACCAATTCCACGTCAATTTACACGATATGCACGGATTACTGAATCCCAAATTAAGAGTATATAA
- a CDS encoding cold-shock protein, with protein sequence MSTGKVKFFNAEKGYGFITVEGGKDIFVHYSAIDSDGYKTLEEGQNVTFDIVEGPRGEQAANVRVA encoded by the coding sequence ATGAGCACAGGTAAAGTAAAATTCTTTAACGCTGAGAAGGGTTATGGTTTTATTACTGTTGAAGGCGGAAAAGACATTTTCGTTCATTATTCCGCAATCGACTCTGATGGATACAAAACGCTAGAAGAAGGTCAAAATGTTACATTCGATATCGTTGAAGGTCCACGTGGTGAGCAAGCAGCAAACGTTAGAGTTGCTTAA
- a CDS encoding GNAT family N-acetyltransferase: MIDDITLIDVSDQYEVMNVFTRVFDIYVDTLEKVVGRCEYRFEEGIDLEYYGNVGYVVYMPYRGHGYAQKACIELLRIIKRDYPEIDDVYITCNPDNEASRKTILHLGAKYLYTVDVNSNHELYAFGEKQKEIYRITI, translated from the coding sequence ATGATTGACGACATTACGCTCATTGATGTAAGTGATCAATATGAAGTTATGAACGTTTTTACACGCGTGTTCGATATCTATGTTGACACATTAGAAAAAGTAGTGGGGCGTTGTGAATACCGGTTTGAAGAAGGTATTGATTTAGAATATTATGGTAATGTTGGCTATGTTGTCTATATGCCTTATAGAGGACACGGATATGCTCAGAAGGCATGTATTGAACTTTTGCGAATCATAAAAAGAGATTATCCAGAAATCGATGATGTATACATTACATGTAATCCAGATAATGAAGCATCTCGAAAAACTATTTTACACTTAGGGGCAAAATATCTCTATACAGTGGATGTGAATTCGAATCACGAACTCTATGCCTTTGGGGAAAAGCAAAAAGAAATCTATCGAATAACAATATAA
- the cls gene encoding cardiolipin synthase, translating to MKKLLKLLTNKIFVVGLIFISELALILFFAADLLFRYTWLYVLMMFISFFLVLWLVNKNDDPMYALAWSIVILVFPPFGAIIYLLVGGRQMPKKLREKISESYPYQVDDQDADILQEIHQIDPALHTQANFVYNTAHYPIYRNLNAEYLEIGERKFERMLEILEKAEKFIFLEYFIIKDGYMWQTTLEVLTRKVNEGVDVRLIYDDWGCAPFVELKKQCEAAGIKSVIFNPLVPRLAMQMNNRSHRKAVIVDGRYGIVGGINIADEYINRIVRFGHWKDTAVLIEGEAVYSLTLMFLQFYRYYTGIAENPESYKYDFGRVPEGNGYVQPFADAPTDGIDVGIEAHLNLINNAKEYLYIQTPYLIIGHEMIQALCIAAKRGVDVRILVPHIPDKKIVFQGTKSNYEVLLEHGVKIYEYTPGFVHSKTMVSDDKISIVGTTNMDFRSYYMHFECSLLFVDTQVVSACYEDFIKTLDVSHEVTYTEIRSTAFIVKLFRATVRIFSGLL from the coding sequence ATGAAGAAACTACTAAAATTGCTGACGAATAAGATTTTTGTTGTGGGTCTGATTTTTATTTCCGAATTAGCACTCATACTCTTTTTTGCTGCAGATCTTTTATTTAGATATACATGGCTTTATGTTTTAATGATGTTCATCTCATTCTTTCTTGTGCTATGGCTTGTCAATAAGAATGATGATCCGATGTATGCATTAGCATGGTCCATTGTAATTTTGGTGTTCCCACCATTTGGTGCAATTATTTATCTGCTTGTTGGCGGTCGTCAGATGCCTAAGAAGTTACGTGAGAAAATTTCAGAGTCGTATCCTTATCAAGTAGATGACCAAGATGCTGATATACTCCAAGAGATTCATCAGATTGATCCCGCACTCCATACACAGGCTAACTTTGTATACAATACAGCACATTATCCAATTTATCGAAATTTGAATGCTGAGTATCTTGAAATCGGTGAACGAAAGTTCGAAAGAATGCTTGAAATCCTTGAAAAAGCAGAAAAGTTTATCTTCTTAGAATACTTCATTATTAAAGATGGATATATGTGGCAGACCACCTTGGAAGTACTTACTCGGAAAGTGAATGAAGGGGTGGATGTACGGCTTATCTACGATGACTGGGGTTGTGCACCCTTTGTTGAATTAAAGAAGCAATGTGAAGCAGCTGGGATTAAGAGTGTAATTTTTAATCCTCTAGTACCACGCCTTGCAATGCAAATGAATAACCGATCACACCGTAAAGCAGTGATTGTTGATGGACGATATGGAATTGTAGGAGGAATTAATATTGCAGATGAGTATATTAATCGTATCGTCCGATTTGGGCATTGGAAAGATACAGCTGTTCTTATTGAAGGAGAAGCTGTGTATTCATTAACTTTGATGTTTCTTCAATTCTATCGTTATTATACAGGGATTGCGGAAAACCCCGAATCATATAAATATGATTTTGGGAGAGTGCCAGAAGGAAACGGATATGTTCAACCTTTTGCAGATGCTCCAACGGATGGGATTGATGTTGGGATTGAAGCACATTTAAATCTGATTAATAACGCAAAAGAATATCTTTACATTCAAACGCCTTATTTGATTATTGGGCATGAAATGATTCAAGCACTGTGTATTGCAGCTAAAAGAGGTGTGGATGTTCGAATTTTAGTGCCACATATTCCCGATAAGAAGATTGTGTTTCAGGGGACAAAATCAAACTATGAGGTGTTATTGGAACATGGTGTTAAAATTTATGAATACACACCAGGGTTTGTTCATTCCAAAACAATGGTAAGTGATGATAAGATTAGTATTGTTGGGACAACCAATATGGACTTTAGAAGCTATTACATGCACTTTGAGTGTTCCTTGTTGTTTGTGGACACACAAGTTGTAAGTGCATGTTATGAAGACTTTATCAAGACTTTGGATGTATCGCATGAAGTTACGTATACTGAGATTAGGAGCACAGCATTTATTGTGAAACTCTTTAGAGCAACAGTGCGTATCTTTAGTGGATTATTATAG
- a CDS encoding patatin-like phospholipase family protein → MAKIGLVLEGGGMRGAYTAGCLAWLIENGYEFDVTIGISSGALYGSMFVLGKKETLHLASTTKAADWRNSGLGAVIFERQVVGYNYMFETIIKDLDYPLEDISKINGEFYAGVYDLELQETVWKNKYEIDAKAQYIKAACTLPVMGRAVKINGKKYMDGGITTMIPVSQSIEHGCDYHLVVSTKSADYVRKPQKGITYKAMNILYRKYPELNRSFQNRTNKYYEERAQIDALIDEGKAINLFPSQEMGVGRFGGTLEQYNALYALAYKDCESRRDAIDTLYQQAKNRMNPLLNS, encoded by the coding sequence ATGGCAAAAATAGGACTAGTATTAGAAGGGGGCGGAATGAGAGGTGCTTACACAGCAGGGTGTTTAGCATGGCTCATTGAAAATGGATATGAGTTTGATGTAACAATTGGGATTTCTTCAGGCGCGCTGTATGGCAGTATGTTTGTATTAGGAAAGAAAGAAACTTTACATCTCGCTTCAACAACAAAAGCAGCGGATTGGAGAAATTCAGGTTTAGGTGCTGTAATCTTTGAGCGACAAGTCGTTGGATATAACTATATGTTTGAGACAATCATCAAGGATTTAGATTATCCGCTTGAAGATATCAGCAAAATAAACGGCGAATTCTATGCAGGGGTTTATGATTTAGAACTTCAAGAAACAGTATGGAAGAATAAATATGAAATTGATGCGAAAGCACAGTATATAAAAGCAGCGTGTACCCTTCCAGTTATGGGACGCGCCGTGAAGATTAATGGTAAGAAATACATGGATGGTGGCATTACAACCATGATTCCTGTGAGTCAAAGCATTGAGCATGGGTGTGATTATCATCTTGTTGTTTCAACAAAATCTGCGGATTATGTAAGAAAACCTCAAAAAGGCATCACATATAAAGCAATGAACATTCTCTATCGTAAGTATCCAGAGTTGAATCGTTCCTTTCAAAATAGAACCAACAAATATTACGAAGAACGTGCTCAAATCGATGCACTGATTGATGAAGGAAAAGCCATCAATTTGTTTCCTTCACAAGAAATGGGTGTTGGACGTTTTGGTGGAACACTTGAACAGTATAATGCTCTATATGCATTAGCATACAAAGATTGTGAATCACGAAGAGACGCAATTGATACGCTCTATCAGCAGGCAAAAAACCGAATGAATCCCTTGCTTAATTCATAA
- a CDS encoding RluA family pseudouridine synthase, translated as MKIYYEDNHVIVIDKPVNQPSQQDASFHLDTLTMVKDYIKETYNKPGNVYVGLVHRLDRPVGGLMVFAKTSKAASRLSDQVRTRTLEKEYIAIVEGEMPLGTYTDWLIKDGNTNTSKVTHKDKKNAKQATLTVLESDYNKKENLSRVRIKLETGRHHQIRVQCASRNHPLWGDARYNPRSKPGQQIALWSYKLSFMHPTKKEKITLTSELPTSYPFNLWK; from the coding sequence ATGAAAATTTACTATGAAGATAACCATGTGATCGTGATTGATAAACCTGTCAATCAACCCTCACAACAAGACGCATCTTTTCACCTTGATACACTGACAATGGTGAAAGACTACATCAAAGAAACCTACAACAAACCCGGCAATGTTTATGTTGGCTTGGTTCATCGCTTAGACCGTCCCGTAGGCGGACTCATGGTATTTGCGAAAACCTCAAAAGCAGCAAGCCGGCTCTCAGATCAAGTGCGCACACGCACCCTTGAGAAAGAATACATTGCGATTGTTGAAGGTGAGATGCCTTTAGGAACCTATACCGATTGGCTCATTAAAGATGGAAATACCAACACCAGCAAAGTCACACATAAAGATAAAAAGAATGCAAAACAAGCAACACTCACTGTGCTTGAAAGTGATTATAATAAAAAGGAAAACCTGAGTCGAGTTCGCATCAAACTTGAAACCGGAAGGCATCATCAGATACGTGTTCAATGCGCCTCTAGAAACCATCCTTTATGGGGAGATGCTCGGTATAACCCACGTTCAAAACCCGGTCAACAAATTGCATTGTGGTCGTATAAACTATCGTTTATGCACCCTACAAAAAAAGAGAAGATCACACTTACCAGCGAACTTCCCACTTCATATCCATTTAACCTATGGAAATAA
- a CDS encoding class I SAM-dependent methyltransferase produces MRLAKDWIEYECIDCGDGMKIERFGPYILKRKEPSWTQPLTNTPFEFNGIHTQHGWETHNLPDTWTIHYKDMAMELKPTEFKHLGIFPEQAVNWDFIRASIQRANKPLRILNLFGYTGGATIACAMENVEEVVHIDALKSAISRTQENIKLNTLEDKKIRTIVDDVMKFLAREKRRGRTYHGVILDPPSFGRGPNKEIWEIKKDLEPLLNAVNDILDKDVEFIVLNTYSSHITKREVHAIASRIFKPLKGILDTQHIGVPITLKDKPLILGQTTRWTKHENLL; encoded by the coding sequence ATGAGACTAGCAAAAGATTGGATTGAATATGAATGCATCGATTGTGGTGATGGCATGAAGATTGAACGCTTTGGACCTTATATTCTAAAACGTAAAGAACCCTCATGGACACAACCACTGACAAACACACCGTTTGAATTCAACGGAATTCATACGCAACATGGATGGGAAACCCATAACCTACCCGATACATGGACCATTCACTATAAAGATATGGCTATGGAATTGAAACCTACAGAATTTAAGCATCTAGGAATTTTCCCCGAACAAGCGGTTAATTGGGATTTTATCCGTGCTTCCATTCAAAGGGCAAACAAACCCCTTCGGATCTTAAACCTATTTGGATATACCGGTGGTGCAACGATTGCATGTGCGATGGAAAATGTTGAAGAAGTCGTCCATATTGACGCCTTGAAATCTGCGATTTCTCGAACCCAAGAAAACATTAAACTCAACACACTTGAAGACAAAAAAATACGCACAATCGTTGATGATGTGATGAAATTCTTGGCACGTGAGAAACGACGTGGTAGAACCTACCATGGTGTTATCCTTGATCCTCCTTCATTTGGACGTGGACCAAATAAAGAAATCTGGGAAATAAAGAAAGATTTAGAACCGCTTTTAAACGCAGTCAATGATATTTTAGATAAAGATGTAGAATTCATTGTGCTCAATACATACTCATCGCATATCACAAAACGCGAAGTCCATGCAATTGCATCACGCATCTTTAAACCCTTAAAAGGCATCTTGGACACCCAACACATTGGCGTTCCCATTACCCTTAAAGATAAACCCCTCATTTTAGGACAAACAACACGGTGGACAAAACATGAAAATTTACTATGA
- a CDS encoding ATP-dependent helicase: MEYINGLNEQQKEAVLTPYKHVRVIAGAGSGKTRVLTTRIVHLVKTVGISPRKICAITFTNKAANEMKARLQDMLKDESGVNTSTIHALCVRIIREEFEALGLVRNFTILDSTDQQSILKEAYRQFGYERKALKYGRVLGYISNNKVAGISPDQAHAMSYGSYEDGCMAKVYEFYQTQLKEMFALDFDDLLLQVNHLFKTNETVKQRWQRRFNVILVDEFQDVDHIQYSIIDSLVGDENELYVVGDPDQTIYTWRGANMDFIVGFNKHYPDSITITLNQNYRSTQKILDCANQLINWNTNRVKKDLIANFESDEPVIYGHQDDEEMESYWIAKKMRMLHEEGHSYLDMAVLYRSNYLSRSIEKTLVNMGIPYVVYGGLRFYDRAEIKDMMSYLRMITHGDDLALRRSIVTPRRKIGEKTLNKIADEAKENGRTMYEHMCYLEAIGEAKANIAGFVRLIEDLRAYYILYPSIDRLMQRILEDSGLRKMYEKDEEIERLESIKELMGDAISFQESNPSASLESYVQMVSLYGDKDSVLEGEFVRLMTVHAAKGLEFDTVFIMGLNDDVFPNRTSVIEGKEGIQEERRLAYVAVTRAKKRLFLSSNQGFSYVMGRGNRPSRFIKEMENPSLVHETKRAAPRQSTPQFETRQSELITRAKNNYRPGDLIVHDEFGEGIVISIDEDTVKIAFKFPFGTKTISRMFAGIRLKGVLT; encoded by the coding sequence GTGGAATATATTAACGGTCTTAATGAACAACAAAAAGAAGCGGTTTTAACGCCGTATAAACATGTGCGCGTAATTGCTGGGGCGGGAAGTGGCAAGACGCGTGTTTTAACGACGCGTATAGTACATTTGGTGAAAACTGTTGGTATAAGTCCACGTAAAATATGTGCGATTACATTTACAAACAAAGCGGCCAATGAAATGAAGGCACGCCTTCAAGATATGTTGAAGGATGAATCCGGTGTAAATACCTCTACGATTCATGCATTATGCGTGCGTATTATTCGTGAAGAGTTTGAAGCATTAGGCCTAGTGCGAAACTTTACAATTCTGGATTCTACAGACCAACAGTCCATCTTAAAAGAAGCGTACCGTCAATTTGGTTATGAGCGAAAAGCATTGAAGTATGGTCGCGTGTTGGGATATATTTCAAATAATAAAGTAGCGGGGATTTCTCCCGATCAAGCCCATGCGATGTCCTATGGGTCTTATGAAGATGGATGCATGGCCAAGGTGTATGAGTTTTATCAAACACAGCTTAAGGAAATGTTTGCGTTGGATTTTGACGATTTATTGCTGCAGGTGAATCATTTGTTTAAAACAAACGAAACAGTCAAACAACGGTGGCAACGCCGGTTTAATGTCATTTTAGTGGATGAGTTTCAAGACGTTGATCACATTCAATATAGTATTATTGACTCACTTGTGGGTGATGAGAATGAGTTATATGTCGTCGGGGATCCAGATCAAACCATCTATACATGGCGTGGTGCGAACATGGATTTTATTGTTGGTTTTAACAAGCACTATCCCGATTCCATAACGATTACGCTGAATCAAAATTATCGTTCAACACAAAAGATTTTGGATTGTGCGAATCAGTTAATTAATTGGAATACAAATCGCGTGAAAAAAGATTTAATTGCGAACTTTGAGTCGGATGAACCGGTAATCTATGGTCATCAGGATGATGAAGAAATGGAAAGTTATTGGATTGCGAAGAAAATGCGGATGCTTCATGAAGAAGGGCATTCTTATTTGGATATGGCGGTGTTATACCGTTCGAACTATTTGTCTCGAAGCATTGAAAAGACCTTGGTTAATATGGGGATTCCCTATGTTGTGTATGGTGGACTCCGATTCTATGATCGTGCTGAGATTAAAGATATGATGAGTTACTTACGGATGATTACCCATGGTGATGATTTAGCGCTGCGTCGCAGTATCGTAACCCCACGTCGTAAGATAGGGGAAAAAACATTGAATAAGATTGCGGATGAAGCAAAAGAAAATGGGCGTACGATGTATGAACATATGTGTTATTTGGAGGCAATTGGTGAAGCTAAGGCAAATATCGCAGGGTTTGTGCGATTGATTGAAGATTTAAGAGCGTATTATATCCTCTATCCTTCAATTGACCGTCTGATGCAACGCATTCTTGAGGACAGTGGGCTTCGCAAGATGTATGAAAAAGATGAAGAAATTGAGCGTTTAGAAAGCATTAAGGAATTGATGGGAGATGCCATCTCTTTTCAAGAATCAAACCCAAGTGCTTCGCTTGAAAGTTATGTGCAGATGGTATCGTTATATGGTGATAAAGACTCTGTACTTGAGGGTGAGTTTGTGCGTTTAATGACCGTCCATGCAGCAAAAGGACTGGAGTTTGATACTGTTTTTATTATGGGACTCAATGATGATGTATTTCCTAATCGTACCAGTGTTATTGAAGGGAAAGAGGGAATACAAGAAGAACGTCGTTTAGCGTATGTGGCAGTAACCCGTGCCAAAAAACGGTTGTTTTTATCCAGTAATCAAGGATTTAGTTATGTCATGGGACGGGGAAATCGACCGTCTCGGTTTATTAAAGAAATGGAAAATCCAAGCCTTGTCCATGAGACAAAACGGGCTGCACCACGTCAAAGCACACCTCAGTTTGAAACCCGTCAAAGTGAACTGATTACCCGTGCAAAGAACAATTATCGACCGGGTGATTTAATTGTGCATGATGAGTTTGGTGAAGGGATTGTGATTAGTATTGATGAGGATACGGTTAAAATTGCGTTTAAGTTTCCCTTTGGGACCAAGACCATATCCAGAATGTTTGCAGGGATACGATTAAAAGGAGTCTTAACATGA